The Phragmites australis chromosome 1, lpPhrAust1.1, whole genome shotgun sequence genomic interval ACAACAATCAAGGCAAAGCAAAATGTGTAACCCAGGCATGTCAAATTTCATGAAGATTACATTTCGTATTAACCCACATACATCCCAACCATATATGTCTACAGATCAAATCCTCCACTCATGTACCTTACAACCGATCGATCAAATCCTCCAATCATGTACCTTTCTTCAATGATAGGTACACGACTGGAGGATTCTTTTTGGATGCGACTGGAGGATTGCTGTTACATATCTACCTTTCCTCTGTCAATCAACTTGCCCTTAAATTCTTTTTGAGCGCTTTGATTTTCAACAGCTATTTGCTTCAGAGTCCTTGGAGAAGCAGCAACAACCCTATTGTCTGGCCTCCTCGTCGGCAAGTCTATTTGCACAATACGCCTTGATCATGGTCGTGTAGGTGACAACATTAGGGAAGTCGCCGCATTTCCTGCCATCTTCGCTCACGCGCATTCCTTCGAATAGCTTGCGCGCGGTGGCCAGGTCGCTTGCTCGGTACAGAACGGAGAGGAGGGAGTTGTAGGAGATGGCGTGGGGGTGAAGGCATACGTCTCTGGCAAGAAGCAGAAGATCTTGAGGAGCGTGGGGGTGAACGGGCATGGGGAAGCGGCAGAGAGGCTGTGGAGGAGAGTGTTGAGCGTGGTGGCATTGGGGGAGGTGTCGTGGGAGTTGAGGAACGCGGTGAGAAGCGCGGATGCCGCACGGTGGTGGCTGCGTTGGAGGAGGGTGGGGAGGAGGGAGTTGAAGGAGTGCAGAGTGAGGGTGGGGATGGCGCAAAAGAGGGAGGTGACGGTGCGGACATGGCCAGTGGCATTGAGCGCGCGGAGGAGAGCATTGAGGGCGTGGTTGGGGAGGAGGGTGAGCGGCGGAGGGGATGGAGCGACTCTGGCCGGCAACGGGCAGCCTGGGAGCAGAGAGGCGGTGGGATCTAGGAGGCGACAAAGCGCGTGGGTGATGTGCGATTGGAGTAGGGCTCAGGGTGGGGGAGTGGGATGCGGTGGAGTTGTGGGGTGGGAGAGCTGGATTGGAAGGAGGGCGGCAGGAGGGAGACGGAGGCGGCGCGAAGCGAGGCCCCGTCGAGGAAGGTGAGATTGCGGAGGGAGAAGGACGGGAAGGAGGCAGGTTTCTCCGCCACCACGGCTGAGGGtgtgaggaggaggacggcagcgacgaggaggagacGATGATGGAGCAAGGGTAGAACGTGTAGAGGGGGGCGGGGACAGGACACAGGAGGTGCGGGACCACCTATCAGGAATAGAGGAGCCAAGACATCATGTCTAGTTTTGGAACGACCATTATAtgttttttaaatagtagaggAGAAATAGTAGAGATATTGGCTTTCACGGACAAGGATTGAAGagcatgcacgcatgcactACTGATGCACACTCACCAAATACGAACTACGTACCAGACTACAGAAAGGATGCTTCTACTCCATCCCTTGCCTTGCATGCAATCACGCAAGCGCGCGCACTCGGTCAGTTAAGGCGATAATAAAACGTTCCTGGAATTTGTTTGCTCGAAAGTAAACAGAGAATAACGTATGCGGGCGCTAGTGATCTGTTTTTTTACAAGGACAGTAGTATCGGCCAAACCTCCATTATATTGCATCGGCGGCAAAGGTAAATGCCGGGGGCAGGCAGGGCGGTTGAACTGATTTAGCAGGTAGTTGAgatctgctctctctctctctctctctctctctctctctctctctctctctctctctctctctctctctcgttctgCGCGTGCACGTTTGCCCAACATCCTCTCATCTTCTAGTGGCTTCTCGTTCAATTTGCTGCTATAAATCACTAGACATGTCTCCGGTGCCCACGTACGTGGCACGTCCCCCTGGAACGCACGCGCGCAGAGCATTCCAATGCAGAACAACCTACAGGGAGACGATGACGCGCACACGCTTCCGAGCTTCCCCTACTTCGCCGTGCCGTCGCCGCCACTTGCAACGCCGAGCTTATCATCAGATGATCAGCACAGTACCCTTACAgcactccagcagcagcagcctgcGGCAACGGTGGCGCCGATGATTCTCCCGGCGATGGTGGACTGGTCGTCGCTGCTCCAGCAGGCCAGCTTGATGACTCCAGCCGTGCCGTGGCAGCAAGAGGCCGTGCAGGTGGACCAGAGCGGGGAGAACGACGGAGAGGCGGGGGCCAGCGGGAGTGGtagtagcaaggagaaggcggCCAAGGGCAGCGGCGCCGGGAGGTCggggaagaagaaggtgagCAGGCCGCGGTTCGCGTTCCAGACGAGGAGCGTTAACGACATCCTGGACGACGGCTACCGGTGGAGGAAGTACGGGCAGAAGGCCGTCAAGAACAGCGCACACCCCAGGTTCGATTTCTCTCTACGTATTACTCCGTATATCGTAACACCATTTCATGCACGAGTGAGCAGCGACGTCGCATGGACCAAACGCATGCATGCTCGtgcgaaaaaaaaattctatgccGTGTTGTTGTAGACACCTGCTCCTAAAGCATGGTGATCACCTGTTCAAAACGTGGATATCAAAATAATAAATCTcgtttaaaaagaaaattattataTATACTTATTATTTAACATATATGATTAACATTAGTGGATTTTATCTAACACTTTAAGATCTATGTTGGAGACCCGTGGTGACTATCCAAACAATGTTTTAGGAGAAGACGCCTGCAGTAACACcattaaataattttttcccATCGTATGCGGTCAGTACAATTGGACGCTTCGATGTAACATGCATTTGCATGCTTCATTGTATTCACGATTTCGCATGAATCCAACTATATCACGGCGTGCATCATCTTGGAATTAAGAAAAGAAATGGAGGTTCAACGCTCCCGAGCTAACATGCATAGCCGTGCATGCATGACGGTGCGCTTGACGCCATATATTGACTGGTGGATACGGTTGCGGAGCTACGCCGGGCCCCATGTTGTTTGCCAAATCTCTATCAACGTACATCCACATGGTTCATCCCTGCTTAGAATGACCACGTCTCTGATCATATCTAGTCGCTGGAAAGACGACATTATCCCAGTCAAGATTTCATTTACTACTTTTTAACGCATTTTTCATCGATCGAACTGAGTATGCATCATCCTACAATCCTAGCACGAACATGCACGCGGCAATGCGACCTATATAGACTAGCTACCACGACTAGTTTGGCGAGTGTCGATCTACATGCATCCATGCATATATTATTTCACGGTACCTAGAGTTCAGACATCTCAGATGATGGGTGTGAATATATATAAACATGCAAAAAGGAGCTTGATCTCTTAGGCGATGAAACGGTGGCTGTGCCGACAGGGGTTAGGGGGCTTTTTTCGTCGTCAAACTTAAAAGAGCTCCGGGAGAGAGGCTAGTCCAGCGGAAGAGGTGGGTGTGGGGACGGAGCGGTGAGGCAGCGGGGGCACTGTCGGCTGCGCGGGCGACGGAGGATCGTTGGATGGCCGGTGCCTGGGCGGGAAAGCTCTAAAACAGGGAGGTTAGTGCGACGGTAGATGATGGGTGCGGATCTGGTAAAAAAACGCTATCGAAGACAAGAGGAGACAGTGGGCAGGGGAGCGTATTACGGAGAGAGAAATGAGACGGAGATTGAAGACGATATTATGGCCGTTTGATCGGGATACTACGACCGATTTAGATCGACCGAAACAATGCTTGATTTCGGGTGATTAGAAAATAACATCGATCCTCGTGTGTCCTCGACTCTAGCAAAGACATATAGTGCTCTAATGCCTGAATAAATATTCAGTACTTAGTATACTTACAAAACACTGCATGCTGCCGATGCAGGAGCTACTATCGGTGCACCCACCACACGTGCGGCGTGAAGAAGCAGGTGCAGCGCCTGGCCAAGGACACGAGCATCGTGGTGACCACGTACGAGGGAGTCCATAATCACCCCTGCGAGAAGCTCATGGAGGCGCTCAGCCCCATCCTGAAGCAGCTCCAGTTTCTCTCCCAGTTCTAATCGAAGCTCTCGAGCATTATAATCCAAAGGCAGGCTTCATGTCTATTGTAGTATTGTACAACGTAGATATATGTACAAACCGACTCGAAGGGGGAAGAAAAGGAGTAAAATGTGCCTACCTCCCCAATACTACTGATCACATATAcgatatatatacatgttctaGAAAACTGATCCATCATGTGTATATTTACTCAGTGTACCTATATATGTATGTGACTGAACAAATAAGCCAAAGTCACTTTCATTTGAAATTAAGTCTTATTTTCATGctctatatatgtgtatgttttttttaaaagaaaattaagtGCATAATCCAAATTTTGATGTGGGGGTACACCTAGGTTCATATTTTTTACATGTCCCACAAGGAGTTTTTTTAGAGGATTTCCCGCAAGGAGTCATACTcttaaaagaagaaaaaactaatCAAAGAAACATGAAGTACTAGTCTACATGACCCCTCAACTATCCAGGTGTGACTACTTAATTAACCCACCAAAGTATGAAACCGGGTATATAATCCTCTGAAATATTCAATATCCTCTAAATAAAACCATAAGGCGGTTTTGGAGGTGGCTTCGCTAACGTGGCGTATCACATGGACACTGATGTGGAAAACCTAGTTTTCGAAATAATCTTTAAAGGAAGACGCAAGCTCTATAGCAAGCTGTTGTTCGGAGTAATGTCATCATTTAGTACGGACTTGTACAAAACACTGGAAATGACTATATGGCTGAGGTGGGAGCTCTACAAACTTACCAAATGCAGTCGGACAGTGAAGTAAATGAAGTTAGAGACATGTCAAATAGACTTGAAGCATGTGAACTTTCAACTGCTCTAAGTAAAAACTCGTCTGGTATAATGTATCCAATTGTTAGCAAGGAATCTTTGCTGCAATAAATGTTCTTCAGTGCAAAAACTATGTCAGGGCGCCTACATTTGGCTAAGGAATTATTGAAGCTTCCTGCAGATGTTCTTAAATCATTTGCTGGGTCTAAAGAAGGACTAAGTACACCGAACTCTTGGATACTTGTAAGTAGATTAATGAGTTGTTTCTTTATGCATTGCAGGATACCGATACTTTTCCTATATTGAAGCTGTTTGTGTTTGCATTCTGATTTTGGTAGGATTCACTAGGGGAAAATGCTACTCAACTACTGCGGCACTGTGTGTGCTTGCTTGTGATTGTTTCAACTGATCTGGTAACTGTGCGTTTATCAGGTATGCACATAGCTCCATTTGTAAGGAAATGCTTGTCGACATGGAAGGTTTTCATTTGTAGGGAAATGTTTGTTTTTTAACTAACTTTGATAGAATatcaaaaggaaaacaaataagaaaatatctgaCATTAATGAGAGAATGGTGGTTTATCTGTGCACTGCTAGATTGATGTCTTTTTGTTATAGGTATTACGTGGATGTTGTCTAAATTGTTTGCTATTGCAGCTTGGCGACAAGCCCTTATTCTTCTCCTTGAACTTCATGCAGGAATTGGGAGGACTGTATAGGAAAAAGTTTGCATGCACACAAGCCGAGATATTCGTGCTATAGCTCGTCAGTTGGTCAGTGTGTGGATTGAAGTTTTTCGTAAAGAAAAGGCTAGCAATGGTGGACTCAAATTGCTGCGTCCAATACCATCAATTGAATCGAATAAGACCAAGAGTAAGGATCTGCAATCAGGAAAGCCTACTTTACGTGTGCCAAATGAAACTTTGGACAATCATAAAGTAGCTTCGCAGTGCCAGCGTGGAACATCTGCCACTAGCCACTCACCACCCAAAACAAACAAGTCTGAGAACAAGGACACAAAATTGAAaactgttttttcttttctcgaaCATGCAGAAGAGATacgtatctttgtattaaaaGAGAAGAGAAACGGTTCGGTTACAGTAACCCTCCTAACGGAGAGAACTTACACCCCACTCACACTAATCAAGAAGTCATATACACGCCACTGAAAGATATGAACACGACCACTAAGAAGATCTATCCAAATCCGGCCAAAGGGCACTAAGACCCTTGGCCCCGGCTAAGCACCATAGGCGAGCTTCGCCCGAGACCTCATGCAGCACCTCCTAGACCCTTGGGGAAGCCTCATTGAAGACACATGCATTGCAATGCTTCCAAATCCACCATACCCCCAAGATATCAAAGGAGTTGAAACCTTTGCGATGTTGTTTGACCACCCTCCACAGCGCCTTTCTCCACCATGCTGCAAAGATAGTTTCGGCCCGCCCTGGAGTAAGCTCTTGGAGGCCAATCCGGCTGAAAAGTTGGAACCAGACCTCCCTTGCAAATATGCAGTTTGTTAGAATGTGCAGAACTGATTCATCATCTTGATTACACAAGGGACAACTCTCTGGATGAGGCAAACCACGACAAGCAAGATGTTTGCAGTCAAGCAGTGGTTCCTAATTGCAAGCCATAGAAACAATTTGCAGCGCAACGGAGCCCATGATCACCATAATCGCTTCCAAGGTTCAAAGCCTACTGCTCCTAAGAAGTAAGCCTTGTATGCTGATTTGGAAGAGAACTGGCTAGTAGCCAAATGAACCCAAAGATGATGATCATGTTCCTCAGGCCGCAGCTCAAACTCCTCAAGAATGTCCCATAATGGCAGGTACTGAACTATTACCTCAACTGTTAGAGCTCCTTGAATGTCACGCACCCAACTGTGCTCGTGTAGAGGTTGAGCCACCATCCGCTGTCAGAGTGCTTTCTTGGTACTGTGGCCACTAGTGATGGCGCTAGCTCAGTTAATGACCGACCATGGAGCCACCTATCTGTCCAAAAGAAAGTGTTAACTCCAATGCCATGTAGTGACTGAGATGGAAAACATTGCTGCAACATTTTTATGGGATGGTATTTGGAGTCCTACCCAAGAACGATCAGGTTGTGTTTTTTGCAGCCAAAGCCACCTCATCCTTAGTGCCCAACCCATTAGTTCTAGATTATGTATTCTAAGTCCTCCAAGCTCAAGTAGCCTGCAAACTTTCTCCTAAGCCACTAGGCAGTTACCTCCATTTACTTATTCACGACCTTTCCATAGAAATGCCCGGCGCCTCTTGTCAATCGCATGGACGGCCCATTTGGGTAGATCCATAGCGATCAGCTAGTAGATGGGTATTGTCATGAGAACTATTTTTACTAAGATCATCCGACCTACTTTATTCATCAGTGCATCCTTCCAGCCCGGCATCTTGTCTTCCAACTTATCAATTAGTGGTAATAGCTCGGCTTTTGTCAGCTTCTTGTCTGAGATTGGCAGGCCCAAATAGGTGCAAGGGAAGCTTGCCACAACACATGGGATAGATGTTTGTACCACATAAAGCTCTGTCTTGTTGCATCGGATGGGATCAACTGAGCATTTTTGCAGGATAGTCCCCAAACTCGCAGCATCACCAAAGCAGGAAAGGATCTCCTTGATGAGATAATCTCCGTAGGAGCAGGTCTTAGAAAGAGGACTACATCATCCGCATATAAAGACACATGGTGTGTCAGTGCCCTTGCTAATTAATGCATTCAAGATGTCCATCACAATGATGAAAAGCATGGGAGACAGTGGGTATCCTTGGCGCAACCCCCGACGATGCTTAATCACCTCCCCTGGCTCTCCATTTAGGAGAACCTTAGTGGTTGCCGTTGAAAGTAGTTTGCTAAGAATGTTGCACCAGGAATGCCCAAAACCCAAATGTGTCCGAACCTCCAACAGGAATGGCCATTATACGGAATCAAACACCTTGGAAATATCAAGCTTGAGGAGGAGGCGAGGTTCTTTCTAGCGATGTAGAAGCTTCACTGTTTGCTGCACCAAGACGTAGTTATCGTGTATGCATCGACCATGTATGAATGCACTTTGATTGGGAGATATCAAGATGGGTAGTCTTGGGTCCAAGCTATTAGCCATGATCTTTGCTACCAGCTTAGAAAAGCTGTGAATTAAACTTATAGGCTGAAAATCCTTGGCTTGAATGGCATCAACTTCCTTTGGTAGTAGGGTCAAAAATGCCGAGTTCAATAGCCCCATATTATGTCCATCTCTCTGCTGCAAAGCAAACAAGGATGTCATAACATCCCACTTGCTCACTCC includes:
- the LOC133889552 gene encoding probable WRKY transcription factor 75, which gives rise to MQNNLQGDDDAHTLPSFPYFAVPSPPLATPSLSSDDQHSTLTALQQQQPAATVAPMILPAMVDWSSLLQQASLMTPAVPWQQEAVQVDQSGENDGEAGASGSGSSKEKAAKGSGAGRSGKKKVSRPRFAFQTRSVNDILDDGYRWRKYGQKAVKNSAHPRSYYRCTHHTCGVKKQVQRLAKDTSIVVTTYEGVHNHPCEKLMEALSPILKQLQFLSQF